One stretch of Ictalurus punctatus breed USDA103 chromosome 5, Coco_2.0, whole genome shotgun sequence DNA includes these proteins:
- the sncaip gene encoding synphilin-1 — protein sequence MDAPEYLDLDEIDFTDDLAYTSKSIPELCRRNDGQAEERQAPGINWSRSASSHSGSGIKPTGIADVYSKFRPVKRVSPLKHQPEVLDTEADSKSPGQNVEGHNSPKGLQANESPCDVQALKCKSIGNGALFGELEHYDLDMDEILDVPYIKSSQQMSTLPRAASEKRTSGSSATDRCISLKASSLAHTENLSSGTQFCVLPPVNWSDMRKSKSMDPDNLRAQTVGYDHSPGSLHRSVSEADRLLSARPFPDTPTHKAGSDTSVSQPLFHIPGGSVGRLDNSKAWSCPKAFGEGDEETKKSHNIINIVREGQISLLPHFATENLELIRDEDRNNLLHISAAHGHADCLQHLTSLMGEDCLNERNNQQLTPAGLGVRNGHLECVRWMVSETEAIAELSCTRDHPSLIHYAAQYGQERILLWLLQFMQEQAISLDEVDQNGNSAVHVAAQYGHLGCLQTLVEYGSNVTVQNQQGERPSQCAERQGHTTCARYLVVVETCMSLASQVVKLTKQLHEQTTARITLQSQMQLLLQSQDPSGRPRSPSLLIPPAETWPEMTLTAEVTPGDGQWVLRQRHVDSESVLRKILGKDIAERMGTSEKAFQEETVEGASGTDSGMGLGIGPLRRPGMVERRELKLARLRQIMQRSLSESDTDSYPPDESKQSTGTSRPERPSQLPIAESEEPVQLSNKKHASAAERKFSFALRTSKSMDGYNPSPTSDNSDLDHEAKTDFSGELTEFNNGQKVTSPKSALKSPSSRRKTSQNLKLRVTFEEAPVVQKAGQAAEVKVASGKEKTSESGKRPFGTFRSIMETLSGNQNGNNSNAQGASVGKHSLSSSAQSPSGKKSDAKASPGGLSKCKTKTSAV from the exons ATGGATGCTCCTGAGTATTTGGACCTAGATGAGATTGATTTTACTGATGATTTAGCT TACACATCGAAGAGCATTCCAGAACTTTGCCGGAGAAATGATGGACAAGCAGAGGAGAGACAAG CTCCCGGCATCAACTGGAGTCGAAGTGCCTCCTCACACAGTGGAAGTGGAATCAAACCCACTGGAATTGCTGATGTGTACAGCAAATTCAGACCTGTTAAAAGGGTCTCACCACTTAAGCATCAGCCAGAGGTTTTGGACACCGAGGCTGACAGTAAGAGTCCTGGGCAAAATGTAGAGGGACACAATTCCCCTAAAGGGCTCCAAGCAAATGAGAGTCCATGTGATGTTCAGGCACTCAAGTGCAAAAGTATTGGTAATGGAGCACTTTTTGGGGAACTGGAGCATTATGACTTGGACATGGATGAGATACTAGATGTGCCTTACATTAAATCCAGCCAACAAATGTCCACTCTGCCCAGAGCAGCCTCTGAGAAGCGGACCTCAGGGAGTAGTGCAACTGATAGATGCATTAGCCTTAAGGCATCGTCCCTTGCTCATACTGAGAACCTGAGCAGTGGTACGCAGTTTTGTGTACTCCCACCCGTTAACTGGTCAGACATGAGAAAGTCAAAGTCTATGGATCCAGACAATCTCAGGGCACAAACAGTTGGATATGACCACTCGCCAGGCTCCCTGCACCGATCTGTATCTGAAGCAGACAGGCTATTATCAGCCAGACCTTTTCCAGATACACCAACCCACAAGGCTGGCTCGGACACTTCTGTCAGTCAGCCTTTGTTTCATATACCAGGAGGTTCAGTGGGAAGGCTAGACAACAGCAAGGCTTGGAGTTGTCCTAAAGCTTTTGGAGAAGGTGATGAAGAAACCAAAAAGTCTCACAATATAATCAACATTGTGCGGGAGGGCCAGATCTCACTCTTG CCTCATTTTGCGACTGAGAACCTGGAACTTATTCGAGATGAGGACAGAAATAACCTTCTTCATATCTCTGCTGCACATGGACATGCAGACTGCCTGCAACACCTTACTTCCCTCATGGGAGAGGACTGTCTCAATGAACGCAACAACCAGCAGCTGACTCCTGCTGGTTTGGGAGTCAGG AATGGTCACCTGGAGTGTGTACGCTGGATGGTGAGTGAGACGGAGGCCATCGCTGAGCTTAGCTGCACACGGGACCACCCAAGTCTTATCCATTATGCAGCACAATATGGTCAG GAAAGGATCTTGTTGTGGCTACTACAATTTATGCAAGAACAAGCTATCTCACTGGATGAAGTGGATCAGAATGGGAATAGCGCAGTGCATGTTGCTGCTCAGTATGGTCATCTCGGCTGCCTTCAG ACACTGGTGGAATATGGCTCAAATGTCACTGTTCAGAATCAGCAAGGCGAGAGGCCATCTCAGTGTGCCGAGCGACAGGGTCATACCACCTGTGCACGCTACCTGGTGGTTGTGGAGACCTGCATGTCTTTGGCTTCACAGGTGGTCAAGCTTACCAAACAACTCCATGA ACAGACTACAGCAAGAATAACACTCCAGAGTCAAATGCAGCTGCTTTTGCAGTCGCAGGATCCCAGTGGAAGACCACGATCACCCAG TTTGCTTATTCCTCCAGCTGAGACTTGGCCTGAGATGACGCTTACTGCAGAGGTTACCCCTGGTGATGGGCAGTGGGTACTGAGGCAGAGGCATGTGGATTCTGAGTCAGTCCTGCGTAAGATCTTGGGAAAAGACATTGCTGAAAGAATGGGCACCAGCGAGAAGGCATTCCAAGAGGAGACAGTAGAGGGCGCCAGCGGAACAGACTCTGGGATGGGGCTGGGCATAGGCCCACTACGGAGACCAGGTATGGTGGAAAGGCGGGAGCTGAAACTAGCCCGTCTTAGGCAGATCATGCAACGTTCCCTAAGTGAATCAGACACAGATTCGTATCCCCCTGATGAGTCTAAGCAGTCCACAGGCACCTCCAGACCAGAAAGGCCAAGCCAGCTTCCCATAGCAGAGAGTGAGGAACCAGTTCAGTTATCAAATAAGAAGCATGCCTCAGCTGCTGAACGCAAGTTCTCATTTGCACTCAGGACTTCCAAGTCCATGGATGGATACAATCCCTCTCCAACATCAGACAACAGTGATCTTGATCATGAAGCAAAAACGGACTTTTCAGGGGAACTGACTGAATTTAACAATGGGCAAAAAGTCACGAGTCCAAAGAGTGCTCTTAAATCACCATCCTCTCGTAGGAAAACCTCACAGAACCTTAAACTCCGAGTGACATTTGAGGAAGCACCAGTTGTTCAAAAAGCTGGTCAAGCAGCTGAGGTTAAAGTAGCATCTGGTAAAGAAAAGACTTCCGAGTCAGGGAAACGACCCTTTGGAACATTCCGCTCCATTATGGAAACGTTAAGTGGAAATCAGAATGGGAACAACAGCAATGCTCAAGGTGCATCTGTTGGCAAGCACTCACTTTCAAGTTCAGCACAGAGTCCATCTGGGAAAAAATCGGATGCTAAGGCCAGTCCAGGGGGTCTCTCAAAATGCAAAACCAAGACCAGTGCTGTTTAA